A window of the Euwallacea similis isolate ESF13 chromosome 20, ESF131.1, whole genome shotgun sequence genome harbors these coding sequences:
- the LOC136415638 gene encoding transcription termination factor 1-like isoform X2, producing MESSSEDTTSVSTNVGNIGKFDTQTQDLYDCGSPLVHSKKKKQRIKAIAIQDQDNESPIFFTRRKKHNLDIRKATSFNESMNTDNSLVIDERENNALKLKRRKVKKSDSKKNIKLNSSGSLHDLTDSQSSVRIPSLSQLSQKSNVQSESMLDRENESSLMIHGLERSFKTKKRKSTYCENSADEKKSKLKEDEALSATSFDTSEIVFTASTPHKSRKKIKMNDASSDSGMPSDQEENQGCVKLEESLKEDDSNDLSIQESFCEKEEDIKLMFKRKFLEVHFEVPQLHSILDRASKPTPEQRKRLQTNDIKVKYGRFDRQEDKQIRENWEYFVKLNELNVEPEAFFTLSKNRISVAQKKIFLHYLARDMPERTPYNVYKRFKILMQTAKIGRFTIEEDACIKDSLNSNKNGSMSITKLAKKLQRLPRSVEKKVKALKINQRNIKWHGRNISVFIKYMLKVTKTPEDRIDELKTRDVTVNEWKTLSMKLDSVPVRVLQRVWYQSLYPALFIPHAVCDLKEIKLQLIKMLHENNETEWCKVDWKRYATHFEGMTAPKVYALFRMVVTLFVPKDKRTNLKKCLKILIKVENAKIRSHLLHKIIYDKGEVKYESPNVITIYDVDSEESLEGVNSIS from the exons ATGGAATCTTCCAGTGAAGATACCACCTCTGTCTCTACAAATGTAGGTAACATTGGGAAGTTTGACACGCAAACCCAAGACCTGTATGATTGTGGATCACCTTTAGTGCA TTCTAAGAAGAAAAAGCAAAGGATAAAAGCTATAGCTATTCAAGATCAGGACAA TGAAAGccccattttttttacaagaCGTAAGAAGCACAATTTGGATATTAGGAAGGCAACAAGTTTCAATGAATCAATGAATACAGATAATTCTTTAGTGATAGACGAAAG gGAAAACAATGCTCTTAAACTTAAAAGAAGGAAGGTGAAAAAATCAGATTCTAAAAAGAACATTAAGTTAAATTCTAGTGGAAGTTTACATGATCTAACTGATTCTCAGTCCTCAGTAAG AATACCTTCACTTTCACAATTAAGCCAAAAATCAAATGTACAAAGTGAGTCTATGTTAGATAGGGAAAATGAGAGTTCTTTAATGATACATGGATTGGAAAG ATCATTCAAAacaaagaagagaaaatcaaCTTATTGTGAAAACAGTgctgatgaaaaaaaatcaaaactaaaaGAGGATGAAGCTCTTTCTGCAACCAGTTTTGATACCTCTGAGATTGTATTCACTGCCTCAACCCCACATAAAAGtaggaagaaaattaaaatgaatgatGCAAGTTCAGACTCTGGTATGCCCAGTGACCAAGAAGAAAATCAAGGATGTGTAAAGCTTGAGG AATCTTTGAAAGAGGACGATAGTAACGATTTGTCAATCCAAGAAAGTTTTTGCGAAAAAGAGGAGGATATCAAG ttGATGTTTAAGAGAAAATTTTTGGAGGTGCATTTTGAGGTCCCGCAGCTTCACAGCATCCTTGATCGCGCCTCTAAACCCACGCCCGAACAGCGTAAGCGTTTACAAACCAATGACATTAAAGTGAAATACGGCCGATTTGATAGACAAGAAGACAAACAGATCAGGGAGAACTGGGAGTATTTTGTAAAG TTGAATGAGTTGAACGTGGAACCTGAGGCGTTCTTTACCTTGAGTAAGAATCGCATTAGCGTGGCGCAAAAGAAGATCTTTCTGCATTATTTGGCACGAGATATGCCGGAAAGGACGCCATACAATGTTTAtaaacgatttaaaatccTGATGCAGACTGCTAAGATTGGAAG ATTTACAATAGAGGAAGATGCTTGCATAAAAGATTCGCtgaattcaaataaaaatggatcCATGTCAATTACGAAATTAGCTAAGAAGTTGCAAAGACTACCTCGTTCTGTAGAAAAGAAAGTGAAAGCTTTAAAGATAAATCAGAGGAACATTAAATGGCACGGAAGAAATATCTCTGTTTTCATAAAATACATGCTAAAAGTGACGAAAACCCCTGAAGACCGAATAGACGAGTTAAAAACTCGGGACGTAACCGTCAATGAGTGGAAGACTCTCTCGATGAAGTTAGATAGCGTTCCAGTGCGGGTTCTGCAACGAGTGTGGTATCAATCGCTGTATCCCGCTCTGTTTATTCCTCATGCAGTATGTgatttaaaggaaattaagcTGCAGCTCATTAAAAT GTTGCACGAAAATAATGAAACCGAGTGGTGTAAAGTTGACTGGAAGCGATATGCGACACATTTTGAAGGAATGACTGCTCCGAAAGTCTACGCGTTATTCAGAATGGTGGTTACGCTTTTCGTACCAAAAGACAAGAGGACCAACCTTAAAA AATGTCTTAAGATACTAATAAAAGTGGAAAACGCAAAGATCCGTTCTCATCTACtgcacaaaattatttatgacaAAGGTGAAGTTAAGTATGAAAGTCCAAATGTCATTACAATTTACGATGTCG
- the LOC136415638 gene encoding transcription termination factor 1-like isoform X1: MESSSEDTTSVSTNVGNIGKFDTQTQDLYDCGSPLVHSKKKKQRIKAIAIQDQDNESPIFFTRRKKHNLDIRKATSFNESMNTDNSLVIDERENNALKLKRRKVKKSDSKKNIKLNSSGSLHDLTDSQSSVSSRIPSLSQLSQKSNVQSESMLDRENESSLMIHGLERSFKTKKRKSTYCENSADEKKSKLKEDEALSATSFDTSEIVFTASTPHKSRKKIKMNDASSDSGMPSDQEENQGCVKLEESLKEDDSNDLSIQESFCEKEEDIKLMFKRKFLEVHFEVPQLHSILDRASKPTPEQRKRLQTNDIKVKYGRFDRQEDKQIRENWEYFVKLNELNVEPEAFFTLSKNRISVAQKKIFLHYLARDMPERTPYNVYKRFKILMQTAKIGRFTIEEDACIKDSLNSNKNGSMSITKLAKKLQRLPRSVEKKVKALKINQRNIKWHGRNISVFIKYMLKVTKTPEDRIDELKTRDVTVNEWKTLSMKLDSVPVRVLQRVWYQSLYPALFIPHAVCDLKEIKLQLIKMLHENNETEWCKVDWKRYATHFEGMTAPKVYALFRMVVTLFVPKDKRTNLKKCLKILIKVENAKIRSHLLHKIIYDKGEVKYESPNVITIYDVDSEESLEGVNSIS, encoded by the exons ATGGAATCTTCCAGTGAAGATACCACCTCTGTCTCTACAAATGTAGGTAACATTGGGAAGTTTGACACGCAAACCCAAGACCTGTATGATTGTGGATCACCTTTAGTGCA TTCTAAGAAGAAAAAGCAAAGGATAAAAGCTATAGCTATTCAAGATCAGGACAA TGAAAGccccattttttttacaagaCGTAAGAAGCACAATTTGGATATTAGGAAGGCAACAAGTTTCAATGAATCAATGAATACAGATAATTCTTTAGTGATAGACGAAAG gGAAAACAATGCTCTTAAACTTAAAAGAAGGAAGGTGAAAAAATCAGATTCTAAAAAGAACATTAAGTTAAATTCTAGTGGAAGTTTACATGATCTAACTGATTCTCAGTCCTCAGTAAG TTCTAGAATACCTTCACTTTCACAATTAAGCCAAAAATCAAATGTACAAAGTGAGTCTATGTTAGATAGGGAAAATGAGAGTTCTTTAATGATACATGGATTGGAAAG ATCATTCAAAacaaagaagagaaaatcaaCTTATTGTGAAAACAGTgctgatgaaaaaaaatcaaaactaaaaGAGGATGAAGCTCTTTCTGCAACCAGTTTTGATACCTCTGAGATTGTATTCACTGCCTCAACCCCACATAAAAGtaggaagaaaattaaaatgaatgatGCAAGTTCAGACTCTGGTATGCCCAGTGACCAAGAAGAAAATCAAGGATGTGTAAAGCTTGAGG AATCTTTGAAAGAGGACGATAGTAACGATTTGTCAATCCAAGAAAGTTTTTGCGAAAAAGAGGAGGATATCAAG ttGATGTTTAAGAGAAAATTTTTGGAGGTGCATTTTGAGGTCCCGCAGCTTCACAGCATCCTTGATCGCGCCTCTAAACCCACGCCCGAACAGCGTAAGCGTTTACAAACCAATGACATTAAAGTGAAATACGGCCGATTTGATAGACAAGAAGACAAACAGATCAGGGAGAACTGGGAGTATTTTGTAAAG TTGAATGAGTTGAACGTGGAACCTGAGGCGTTCTTTACCTTGAGTAAGAATCGCATTAGCGTGGCGCAAAAGAAGATCTTTCTGCATTATTTGGCACGAGATATGCCGGAAAGGACGCCATACAATGTTTAtaaacgatttaaaatccTGATGCAGACTGCTAAGATTGGAAG ATTTACAATAGAGGAAGATGCTTGCATAAAAGATTCGCtgaattcaaataaaaatggatcCATGTCAATTACGAAATTAGCTAAGAAGTTGCAAAGACTACCTCGTTCTGTAGAAAAGAAAGTGAAAGCTTTAAAGATAAATCAGAGGAACATTAAATGGCACGGAAGAAATATCTCTGTTTTCATAAAATACATGCTAAAAGTGACGAAAACCCCTGAAGACCGAATAGACGAGTTAAAAACTCGGGACGTAACCGTCAATGAGTGGAAGACTCTCTCGATGAAGTTAGATAGCGTTCCAGTGCGGGTTCTGCAACGAGTGTGGTATCAATCGCTGTATCCCGCTCTGTTTATTCCTCATGCAGTATGTgatttaaaggaaattaagcTGCAGCTCATTAAAAT GTTGCACGAAAATAATGAAACCGAGTGGTGTAAAGTTGACTGGAAGCGATATGCGACACATTTTGAAGGAATGACTGCTCCGAAAGTCTACGCGTTATTCAGAATGGTGGTTACGCTTTTCGTACCAAAAGACAAGAGGACCAACCTTAAAA AATGTCTTAAGATACTAATAAAAGTGGAAAACGCAAAGATCCGTTCTCATCTACtgcacaaaattatttatgacaAAGGTGAAGTTAAGTATGAAAGTCCAAATGTCATTACAATTTACGATGTCG